One window of Paenibacillus albicereus genomic DNA carries:
- the comER gene encoding late competence protein ComER yields MKVGFIGTGSMGSLLVNAFVRSGALEASDIVVANRTQAKAERLASAYPGMFAAATNRELIQQCDCLFLCIKPSEFKTVLQELRPWAREDQIVVSITSPILIQQLEDQLPCRIAKVIPSITSGVLSGVSLCMFGSRMAVADCCLLEGLLSHISEPLLIDEQYTRVVSDLSSCGPAFMAFLAQRLVDAAVEVTGIDPDEAVAITSAMLLGTGKLLTEGGMTPKELIQRVSVPGGITQQGLQLLRQETDGVFQKLIRTTHDKYREDLEKVQAALYGEEVNGP; encoded by the coding sequence ATGAAGGTGGGTTTCATCGGTACCGGCAGCATGGGCAGCCTGCTCGTAAATGCCTTTGTCCGTTCAGGCGCCCTGGAGGCATCCGATATTGTCGTCGCCAACCGCACCCAGGCCAAAGCGGAGCGGCTCGCCTCCGCCTATCCCGGCATGTTCGCCGCCGCGACCAACCGCGAGCTCATCCAGCAATGCGACTGCTTGTTCCTCTGCATCAAGCCGTCCGAATTCAAGACCGTGCTGCAGGAGCTTCGCCCCTGGGCGCGGGAGGATCAGATCGTCGTCTCCATCACGAGCCCGATCCTCATCCAGCAGCTCGAGGATCAGCTGCCGTGCCGCATCGCCAAGGTCATCCCCAGCATCACGAGCGGCGTCCTGAGCGGCGTCTCGCTCTGCATGTTCGGCAGCCGCATGGCCGTGGCCGACTGCTGCCTGCTCGAAGGGCTGCTTTCCCATATCAGCGAGCCTCTGCTCATCGACGAACAGTACACGCGCGTCGTATCCGATCTGTCCAGCTGCGGCCCGGCATTCATGGCGTTCCTCGCGCAGCGGCTCGTCGACGCTGCGGTCGAGGTGACCGGCATCGACCCGGACGAGGCGGTCGCCATCACGAGCGCCATGCTGCTCGGCACCGGCAAGCTTCTCACCGAGGGCGGCATGACGCCGAAGGAGCTGATCCAGCGCGTTTCCGTTCCGGGCGGCATCACTCAGCAAGGGCTGCAGCTGCTGCGGCAGGAGACCGACGGCGTGTTCCAGAAGCTGATCCGGACGACGCATGACAAGTACCGCGAGGATCTCGAGAAGGTTCAAGCGGCCTTATACGGCGAAGAGGTGAACGGTCCCTGA
- the leuS gene encoding leucine--tRNA ligase — protein MSQDRNQHQGYNPQQLEPKWQQYWDEHKTFATTEEPGKPKFYALDMFPYPSGAGLHVGHPEGYTATDIVSRYKRMKGYNVLHPMGWDAFGLPAEQHALDTGEHPRDITVKNINNFRRQIKSLGFSYDWDREISTTDPDYYKWTQWIFIQLYKKGLAYVAEIPVNWCEALGTVLANEEVINGLSERGNHPVVRKPMRQWVLKITEYAERLLDDLEELDWSESIKDMQRNWIGKSVGAEVAFAVDGKDAEIHVFTTRPDTLFGATYCVLAPEHELVDAIASDSQRAAVAEYREAAARKSDLERTDLAKEKSGVFTGAYAINPVSGSKVPVWIADYVLAGYGTGAIMAVPGHDQRDWEFAKQFGLPIIEVVQGGDVEQEAFAGDGPHVNSDFLDGKSNAEAIAAMIARLEESGKGRGKTTYRLRDWLFSRQRYWGEPIPILHLEDGSMKPVPEDQLPLLLPDVDAIKPSGTGESPLANVTDWVNTTDPETGLPARRETNTMPQWAGSCWYYLRFIDPHNDKELVSKEKQREWMPVDLYIGGAEHAVLHLLYARFWHKVLYDIGAVDTKEPFHKLVNQGMILGTNNEKMSKSRGNVINPDDIVGEYGADTLRLYEMFMGPLEATKPWNESGVEGMHRFLSRVWRLFVGEGGELNPRISDEAGSDAYNRVWHRSIKKVSDDFENLRFNTAISQLMIWVNEAYKAETLPRRSVENFVQLLSPLAPHIAEELWEKLGREGSVSYVAWPEFDEQWTVDQEVEIVVQVNGKIAERVSIAADMDTAEMERVAKELPKVAELIAGKTVRKVVAVKGKLVNIVAN, from the coding sequence ATGAGTCAAGACCGCAACCAACACCAAGGGTACAATCCCCAGCAGCTGGAGCCGAAATGGCAGCAGTACTGGGATGAGCATAAGACGTTCGCCACGACCGAGGAGCCGGGCAAGCCGAAGTTCTACGCGCTCGACATGTTCCCGTATCCGTCCGGCGCCGGCCTCCATGTCGGCCATCCCGAGGGCTACACGGCGACCGACATCGTCTCCCGCTACAAGCGGATGAAGGGCTACAACGTGCTGCATCCGATGGGCTGGGACGCGTTCGGCCTGCCGGCGGAGCAGCACGCGCTCGACACGGGCGAGCATCCGCGCGACATCACGGTCAAGAACATCAACAACTTCCGCCGCCAGATCAAGTCGCTCGGCTTCTCCTACGACTGGGACCGCGAGATCAGCACGACCGATCCGGACTACTACAAGTGGACGCAGTGGATCTTCATCCAGCTGTACAAGAAAGGCCTCGCCTACGTCGCCGAGATTCCGGTCAACTGGTGCGAGGCGCTCGGGACGGTGCTGGCCAACGAGGAGGTCATCAACGGCCTGTCGGAGCGCGGCAACCATCCGGTCGTGCGCAAGCCGATGCGCCAATGGGTGCTGAAGATCACCGAGTACGCCGAGCGGCTGCTCGACGACCTGGAGGAGCTCGACTGGTCGGAGAGCATCAAGGACATGCAGCGCAACTGGATCGGCAAGTCGGTCGGCGCCGAAGTCGCGTTCGCCGTGGACGGCAAGGATGCCGAGATCCACGTGTTCACGACGCGTCCGGACACGCTGTTCGGCGCGACGTACTGCGTGCTGGCGCCGGAGCATGAGCTCGTCGACGCCATCGCCAGCGACTCGCAGCGCGCCGCCGTGGCGGAGTACCGCGAGGCGGCCGCCCGCAAGAGCGACCTGGAGCGGACCGATCTGGCGAAGGAAAAGTCCGGCGTATTCACCGGCGCCTACGCGATCAATCCGGTCAGCGGCTCGAAGGTGCCGGTGTGGATCGCCGACTACGTGCTCGCCGGCTACGGCACGGGCGCGATCATGGCGGTGCCGGGCCACGACCAGCGCGATTGGGAGTTCGCCAAGCAGTTCGGCTTGCCGATCATCGAGGTCGTGCAGGGCGGAGACGTCGAGCAGGAAGCCTTTGCCGGGGACGGCCCGCATGTGAACTCGGACTTCCTGGACGGCAAGTCCAACGCCGAGGCGATCGCCGCGATGATCGCGCGCCTCGAGGAGAGCGGCAAAGGCCGCGGCAAGACGACGTACCGGCTGCGCGACTGGCTGTTCAGCCGCCAACGCTACTGGGGCGAGCCGATCCCGATCCTCCATCTGGAGGACGGCAGCATGAAGCCGGTGCCGGAGGACCAGCTGCCGCTGCTGCTGCCGGATGTCGACGCGATCAAGCCGTCGGGCACGGGCGAGTCGCCGCTGGCGAACGTGACGGACTGGGTCAACACGACCGATCCGGAGACCGGCCTGCCGGCGCGGCGCGAGACGAACACGATGCCGCAGTGGGCGGGCAGCTGCTGGTACTACCTGCGCTTCATCGACCCGCACAACGACAAGGAGCTCGTCTCCAAGGAGAAGCAGCGCGAGTGGATGCCGGTCGACCTGTACATCGGCGGCGCGGAGCATGCGGTGCTCCACCTGCTGTACGCGCGCTTCTGGCACAAGGTGCTGTACGACATCGGCGCCGTCGACACCAAGGAGCCTTTCCACAAGCTCGTCAACCAGGGCATGATCCTCGGCACGAACAACGAGAAGATGTCCAAGTCGCGCGGCAACGTCATCAACCCGGACGACATCGTCGGCGAGTACGGCGCGGACACGCTGCGTCTGTACGAGATGTTCATGGGGCCGCTGGAGGCGACCAAGCCGTGGAACGAGAGCGGCGTCGAGGGCATGCACCGCTTCCTGAGCCGCGTCTGGCGCCTGTTCGTCGGCGAAGGCGGCGAGCTGAACCCGCGCATCTCGGACGAGGCGGGCAGCGATGCGTACAACCGCGTGTGGCACCGCTCGATCAAGAAGGTGTCGGACGACTTCGAGAACCTGCGCTTCAACACGGCGATCAGCCAGCTGATGATCTGGGTGAACGAGGCGTACAAGGCGGAGACGCTGCCGCGCCGCTCGGTGGAGAACTTCGTGCAGCTGCTGTCGCCGCTCGCTCCGCATATCGCGGAGGAGCTGTGGGAGAAGCTCGGCCGCGAAGGCTCCGTCAGCTACGTCGCCTGGCCGGAGTTTGACGAGCAGTGGACGGTCGACCAGGAGGTCGAGATCGTCGTGCAGGTCAACGGCAAGATCGCCGAGCGCGTCTCGATCGCCGCCGATATGGATACGGCAGAGATGGAGCGCGTCGCCAAGGAGCTGCCGAAGGTCGCCGAGCTGATCGCCGGCAAGACGGTGCGCAAGGTCGTCGCCGTCAAGGGCAAGCTCGTCAACATCGTGGCGAACTGA
- a CDS encoding carbohydrate ABC transporter permease, producing the protein MSDVLRTGNRAAAPRPLRPASALAGIGKHAALLALSLLAVFPLYWMIATSLKPEADVYGAAWVPLRPTLDNYAAAWSSIPMARMLSNSWVTALAQTLGQIATSLLAAYAFVRWRFRFSGLIYGLIALTWLVPFQVIMIPNYVAISGFGWRDTLAGLIVPNLASAFAVMQLYGAFKSYPSALIEAARLDGCGDFAILWRTILPNLKAPIASIGILLFITSWNDYFWPLLVTTKLEHSTIQKGLQMFISSDGNMWGALMAGTTIASLPVLLLYLLLQRSIIDSFVKGGLK; encoded by the coding sequence ATGTCTGACGTACTGCGGACAGGGAACCGGGCTGCGGCGCCGCGGCCGCTGCGGCCGGCATCCGCTCTTGCCGGCATCGGCAAGCATGCCGCGCTGCTCGCGCTCAGCCTGCTCGCCGTGTTCCCGCTCTACTGGATGATCGCCACCTCGCTCAAGCCGGAAGCCGACGTCTACGGGGCGGCCTGGGTGCCGCTCCGCCCGACGCTGGACAACTACGCGGCGGCGTGGAGCTCAATCCCGATGGCGCGCATGCTCTCGAACTCGTGGGTGACCGCGCTGGCGCAGACGCTCGGCCAGATCGCGACGAGCCTTCTTGCCGCGTATGCGTTCGTGCGCTGGCGGTTCCGGTTCAGCGGCCTTATCTACGGCCTGATCGCGCTGACCTGGCTCGTGCCTTTTCAGGTCATCATGATTCCTAACTATGTCGCCATCAGCGGGTTCGGCTGGCGCGACACGCTCGCTGGCCTGATCGTGCCGAACCTCGCTTCGGCGTTCGCCGTCATGCAGCTGTACGGGGCGTTCAAGTCCTATCCTTCCGCCCTCATCGAGGCGGCGCGCCTGGACGGGTGCGGCGACTTCGCGATTCTGTGGCGCACGATCCTGCCCAACCTCAAGGCGCCGATCGCCTCGATCGGCATCCTGCTCTTCATCACCTCCTGGAACGACTACTTCTGGCCGCTGCTCGTCACGACCAAGCTGGAGCATTCGACGATCCAGAAAGGGCTGCAGATGTTCATCTCCTCCGACGGCAACATGTGGGGGGCGCTCATGGCCGGCACGACGATCGCGAGCCTGCCTGTGCTCCTCCTCTACCTGCTGCTGCAGCGCAGCATCATCGATTCTTTCGTGAAAGGCGGACTGAAATAA
- a CDS encoding deoxycytidylate deaminase, which produces MPDRMPGQQDEVRKDWDTYFMDIAYMVSTRSRCSRRHVGALLVQGKKLLGTAYNGAPMGVADCSEAGCMIVEEWEQREGVAGEPEMVKKQRCIRTIHAEQNLLLFTDRIDREGSTVYVTDQPCWTCANMLANSGIVEIVFHRGYPKDAAKVEQLMAQKGIVFRRLDGYAPPPQAGAAVVD; this is translated from the coding sequence ATGCCCGACCGGATGCCAGGACAGCAAGATGAGGTCCGCAAGGACTGGGATACGTATTTCATGGACATCGCCTACATGGTGTCGACCCGCTCCCGCTGCTCGCGGCGTCATGTCGGCGCGCTGCTCGTCCAGGGCAAGAAGCTGCTCGGGACGGCGTACAACGGCGCTCCGATGGGCGTCGCCGACTGCTCGGAGGCGGGCTGCATGATCGTGGAGGAATGGGAGCAGCGCGAGGGCGTCGCCGGCGAGCCGGAGATGGTCAAGAAGCAGCGCTGCATCCGCACGATCCATGCCGAGCAGAACCTGCTGCTGTTCACCGACCGGATCGACCGCGAGGGCTCGACGGTGTACGTGACGGACCAGCCTTGCTGGACGTGCGCGAACATGCTCGCCAACAGCGGCATCGTGGAGATCGTGTTCCACCGGGGCTATCCCAAGGACGCCGCCAAGGTGGAGCAGCTGATGGCGCAAAAGGGCATCGTGTTCCGCCGGCTGGACGGCTACGCGCCGCCTCC
- a CDS encoding homocysteine synthase: protein MAEPRKPAPETLAVHGGQEIDPTTQSRAVPIYQTTSYGFESTEHAADLFGLKQFGNIYTRIMNPTSDVFEKRVAALEGGAAALAVASGSSAITFAILNIASAGDEIVSSSSLYGGTYNLFAHTLPKLGITVKFVDSSDPENFRAAITDKTKAVFGETIGNPRGDVLDIEAVAEIAHDSGIPLIVDNTFPSPYLLRPIDFGADIVVHSATKFIGGHGTSIGGIIVDSGKFDWTQNDKFPGLTQPDPSYHGLVYTDAVGPIAYIIKARVQLLRDIGAAISPFNSFLLLQGLETLHLRLERHSANALAVARWLEGNDAVASVSYAGLESHPSHALAQKYLPRGQGAILTFEIKGGVEAGKAIINSVQLFSHLANVGDSKSLIIHPASTTHQQLSPDEQRSSGVTPGLIRLSVGTEHIDDILHDLEQAIQASQAVAAGSAG from the coding sequence ATGGCAGAACCACGCAAGCCGGCCCCGGAAACGCTGGCCGTACACGGCGGGCAGGAAATCGATCCGACGACGCAGTCCCGGGCGGTACCGATCTACCAGACGACGTCCTACGGCTTCGAGAGCACGGAGCATGCTGCAGACCTATTCGGGCTGAAGCAGTTCGGCAACATCTACACGCGCATCATGAACCCGACGAGCGACGTGTTCGAGAAGCGCGTCGCCGCCCTCGAAGGCGGCGCGGCCGCGCTTGCGGTCGCCTCCGGCTCCTCGGCGATCACGTTCGCCATCCTCAACATCGCCTCCGCGGGCGACGAGATCGTCAGCTCGTCGAGCCTGTACGGCGGCACGTACAACCTGTTCGCGCACACGCTGCCGAAGCTCGGCATCACGGTCAAGTTCGTCGACAGCTCCGACCCGGAAAACTTCCGGGCCGCGATCACGGACAAGACGAAGGCCGTCTTCGGCGAGACGATCGGCAATCCGCGCGGCGACGTGCTGGACATCGAGGCCGTCGCCGAAATCGCGCATGACAGCGGCATCCCGCTCATCGTGGACAACACGTTCCCGAGCCCTTACCTGCTCCGTCCGATCGACTTCGGCGCCGATATCGTCGTGCACTCCGCCACCAAGTTCATCGGCGGCCACGGCACGTCGATCGGCGGCATCATCGTCGACAGCGGCAAGTTCGACTGGACGCAGAACGACAAGTTCCCGGGCCTGACGCAGCCGGACCCGAGCTATCACGGCCTCGTCTACACCGACGCGGTCGGTCCGATCGCCTATATCATCAAAGCCCGCGTGCAGCTGCTGCGCGACATCGGCGCGGCGATCTCGCCGTTCAACTCGTTCCTGCTGCTGCAAGGGCTGGAGACGCTCCACCTGCGGCTGGAGCGGCATAGCGCGAACGCGCTCGCGGTCGCGCGCTGGCTCGAAGGGAACGACGCGGTCGCTTCCGTCAGCTATGCCGGCCTGGAAAGCCACCCGTCGCATGCGCTGGCGCAGAAGTACCTGCCGCGCGGCCAAGGCGCGATCCTGACGTTCGAGATCAAGGGCGGCGTCGAGGCCGGCAAGGCGATCATCAACTCCGTTCAGCTGTTCTCCCATCTGGCCAACGTCGGCGACTCCAAGTCGCTCATCATCCACCCGGCGAGCACGACCCACCAGCAGCTCTCGCCGGACGAGCAGCGGAGCTCCGGCGTGACGCCGGGCCTGATCCGGCTGTCCGTCGGCACGGAGCATATCGACGACATCCTGCATGATCTGGAGCAGGCGATTCAGGCGAGCCAGGCTGTAGCGGCCGGATCGGCGGGCTGA
- a CDS encoding carbohydrate ABC transporter permease translates to MSIHLAEARKRTPRPSARRASAARSLTLARAGRLKPYLYLLPALLSIGFWIYKPLVETFELSFYQWNLLPTSPKTFVGLDNFRRLLELPEMGAALRNTLVYTIGVLPFSLLLPLVIAIGTDRIARRWGNLYRALIFVPMMMAPVAVSSVWRWMMHPVNGIVNRALMPLLGLEEPIRFFTDERWAIWSITFITGWKLIGFSTLILSAALTGISKDYVEAAQIDRASRWQIIRHVLMPLLSPTILFLAMMNLLFASEWSFAYINVLTQGGPFNSTTNIYYLLWQNGFETFNIGASSAAAVVFFLGFGVLAAAFMALSRRLSFYDN, encoded by the coding sequence ATGAGCATCCATCTGGCCGAAGCCCGCAAAAGGACGCCGCGTCCTTCCGCGCGCCGCGCGTCCGCCGCGCGTTCGCTGACGCTTGCCCGCGCGGGCCGGCTCAAGCCCTATCTGTATCTTCTGCCCGCCCTGCTTTCGATCGGATTCTGGATCTACAAGCCGCTCGTCGAAACGTTCGAGCTGAGCTTTTATCAATGGAACCTGCTGCCGACTTCGCCCAAGACGTTCGTCGGACTGGACAACTTCCGCCGCTTGCTGGAGCTGCCGGAGATGGGGGCGGCGCTGCGCAACACGCTCGTCTACACGATCGGCGTACTGCCGTTCTCGCTGCTGCTGCCGCTCGTCATCGCCATCGGCACGGACCGCATCGCCCGGCGTTGGGGCAACCTGTACCGCGCGCTGATCTTCGTCCCGATGATGATGGCGCCGGTCGCCGTATCGTCGGTATGGCGCTGGATGATGCATCCGGTCAACGGCATCGTCAACCGCGCGCTCATGCCGCTGCTCGGCCTGGAGGAGCCGATCCGCTTCTTCACCGACGAGCGCTGGGCGATCTGGTCCATTACGTTCATCACCGGCTGGAAGCTGATCGGGTTCAGCACGCTCATCTTGTCGGCGGCTCTGACCGGCATCAGCAAGGATTACGTCGAGGCGGCGCAGATCGACCGCGCGAGCCGCTGGCAGATCATCCGGCACGTGCTGATGCCGCTGCTGTCGCCGACGATTCTGTTCCTGGCGATGATGAACCTGCTGTTCGCCTCCGAATGGAGCTTCGCCTACATCAACGTCCTGACGCAAGGAGGCCCGTTCAACTCGACGACCAATATCTACTACCTGCTCTGGCAAAACGGCTTCGAGACGTTCAACATCGGGGCGAGCTCCGCCGCCGCCGTCGTGTTCTTCCTCGGCTTCGGCGTGCTCGCCGCGGCGTTCATGGCGCTTTCGCGCAGGCTCAGCTTTTATGACAACTGA
- a CDS encoding ComEA family DNA-binding protein → MENHQNRMEKRTMARRGWRGRAAVAALAVSGGLLLALGLQSEREPEPSGWIRLDDAAADRAALAAGTGADGKIAKEDEGDGTADADRVDGAGGGRSEEDRAGSGQAEAQPAGGYAADGRLDLNRATAEELDGLPGVGPAKAKAIVEDRERNGPFASVDEVERVKGIGPKLLEKWKNLVVVSQEM, encoded by the coding sequence ATGGAAAACCATCAGAACCGCATGGAGAAGCGAACGATGGCGAGGCGAGGATGGAGGGGACGGGCAGCCGTCGCCGCGCTGGCCGTATCGGGCGGCTTGCTGCTCGCGCTCGGCCTCCAGTCGGAAAGAGAACCGGAGCCGTCGGGCTGGATCCGGCTCGATGACGCCGCGGCGGATCGGGCGGCGCTGGCTGCCGGCACGGGAGCGGACGGGAAGATCGCGAAGGAGGACGAGGGGGACGGGACAGCGGATGCGGATCGAGTCGACGGCGCGGGAGGCGGACGATCGGAGGAAGACCGCGCGGGAAGCGGGCAGGCGGAAGCGCAGCCTGCCGGCGGCTACGCGGCGGACGGCCGCCTCGACCTGAACCGGGCGACGGCCGAGGAGCTGGACGGCTTGCCTGGAGTCGGTCCAGCCAAAGCGAAGGCGATCGTGGAGGACCGCGAGCGCAACGGACCTTTCGCCAGCGTGGACGAGGTGGAGCGGGTCAAAGGGATCGGCCCGAAGCTGCTTGAAAAGTGGAAAAATCTTGTTGTCGTCTCCCAGGAGATGTGA
- a CDS encoding ABC transporter substrate-binding protein — protein MSKIRYGAAALTAAVLLTSAACGGVNGATGEGSGPAAESGGEPVTLKFYSYNLAIASQVEGTKKLIAEFEAAHPDVKIDAVPVASTDINAKVQADIVAGTAPDVAQLTFDGLDFAVNNFGAKPLEDIVPADEMEENFKDFSPSGLKLGQLNGKTYGLPFTFSTPVLFYNADLFRQAGLDPEQPPRTWEEVREAGLAIKEKTGAAGVHINGATGGDWIIQAVIGSNGGAVLSDDRKTIRFGEPEAAEAISMWQDMIQSGASNSMNQGEAMEAFSQGKSGMLLFTSALQSSFLASAEAGGWELRTAKMPAFAGKPTTPVNSGSALFILSDDKAKQQAAWQFLKFVTSKRGYTIITSEIGYLPLRPSIVDDPEYLKDWVEKHPLVKPNLEQLDSLRPWVSYPGSNWKQIETILQDAVSKAILGTEDPAVLLRDAAGRAQALIQ, from the coding sequence ATGAGCAAGATTCGATACGGAGCCGCCGCGCTGACTGCGGCCGTCCTGCTGACGAGCGCCGCCTGCGGCGGCGTGAACGGCGCGACCGGAGAGGGAAGCGGTCCTGCTGCCGAGAGCGGCGGCGAGCCGGTTACGCTCAAGTTCTACAGCTACAATCTGGCGATCGCGAGCCAGGTGGAGGGCACCAAAAAGCTGATCGCCGAGTTCGAGGCGGCCCATCCGGACGTCAAGATCGACGCGGTGCCGGTCGCTTCGACGGACATCAACGCCAAGGTGCAGGCCGACATCGTCGCGGGCACCGCCCCGGACGTGGCGCAGCTGACGTTCGACGGCCTCGATTTCGCGGTGAACAACTTTGGCGCCAAGCCGCTCGAGGACATCGTGCCGGCCGACGAGATGGAGGAGAACTTCAAGGACTTCTCCCCGAGCGGCCTGAAGCTCGGGCAGCTGAACGGCAAGACGTACGGCCTGCCGTTCACGTTCAGCACGCCGGTGCTGTTCTATAACGCCGACCTGTTCCGCCAGGCGGGCCTCGATCCCGAGCAGCCGCCCCGGACCTGGGAAGAAGTCAGGGAAGCAGGTCTGGCGATCAAGGAGAAAACCGGCGCGGCCGGCGTCCACATCAACGGCGCCACCGGCGGCGACTGGATCATCCAGGCCGTCATCGGCAGCAACGGCGGAGCCGTGCTGTCCGACGACCGCAAGACGATTCGCTTCGGCGAGCCGGAGGCGGCGGAGGCCATCTCCATGTGGCAGGACATGATTCAAAGCGGTGCAAGCAACTCCATGAACCAGGGCGAAGCCATGGAGGCGTTCAGCCAGGGCAAGAGCGGCATGCTGCTGTTCACAAGCGCGCTGCAGAGCTCGTTCCTGGCGAGCGCCGAAGCCGGAGGCTGGGAGCTGCGCACCGCCAAGATGCCGGCCTTCGCAGGCAAGCCGACGACGCCGGTCAACTCCGGCAGCGCCCTCTTCATCCTCAGCGACGACAAGGCCAAGCAGCAGGCGGCCTGGCAATTCCTGAAGTTCGTCACGAGCAAGCGCGGCTATACGATCATCACATCCGAAATCGGCTACTTGCCGCTGCGTCCCTCGATCGTCGACGACCCGGAGTATCTGAAGGACTGGGTCGAGAAGCATCCGCTCGTCAAGCCGAATCTGGAGCAGCTCGATTCGCTCCGTCCCTGGGTATCCTATCCCGGATCGAACTGGAAGCAGATCGAGACGATCCTGCAGGATGCGGTCTCCAAAGCCATCCTCGGCACGGAGGATCCGGCCGTCCTTCTCCGGGATGCCGCCGGGCGCGCCCAGGCGCTGATCCAATAG
- a CDS encoding tyrosine-protein phosphatase encodes MESITEAYERRILLEGACNVRDIGSYPAAGGGAVACGRLLRADGLHRLSGRDRAELLGRGLRLVIDLRTERELAAKPNVFADGRELAYRHVSLLNPALPQTAPTDAYSLGDLYIAMLDGSAERLREIFGLIAAEPGAVLFHCAGGKDRTGVVAALLLQLAGVDDATIIADYAETERNLAPMLEELRAERPQAVPAEAYEPFLGSPPIHMERMLEHLHRRYGGAEAYLRGIGLSEEELGALREKLLMA; translated from the coding sequence ATGGAATCCATTACCGAAGCCTATGAGCGCCGCATCCTGCTGGAAGGCGCCTGCAACGTCCGAGACATCGGCAGCTACCCCGCTGCCGGCGGAGGCGCGGTCGCCTGCGGCCGGCTGCTGCGCGCCGACGGCCTGCACCGGCTGAGCGGCCGGGACCGCGCCGAGCTGCTCGGCCGCGGACTCCGGCTCGTCATCGACCTGCGCACCGAGCGGGAGCTGGCGGCCAAGCCGAACGTGTTCGCGGACGGCCGGGAGCTGGCCTACCGCCATGTGAGCCTGCTCAATCCCGCGCTGCCGCAGACGGCTCCGACGGATGCCTATAGCCTAGGCGATCTGTATATCGCCATGCTGGACGGCAGCGCCGAGCGGCTGCGCGAAATATTCGGTCTGATCGCCGCCGAGCCGGGCGCCGTGCTGTTCCACTGCGCCGGGGGCAAGGACCGCACCGGCGTCGTCGCCGCCCTGCTCCTGCAGCTGGCGGGCGTCGACGACGCGACGATAATCGCGGACTACGCCGAGACGGAGCGCAACCTGGCTCCGATGCTGGAGGAGCTGCGCGCCGAGCGGCCGCAGGCGGTGCCGGCGGAGGCGTACGAGCCGTTCCTCGGCAGCCCGCCGATCCATATGGAGCGCATGCTGGAGCATCTGCATCGCCGTTACGGCGGAGCGGAGGCGTACCTGCGCGGCATCGGGCTGAGCGAGGAGGAGCTGGGAGCTCTGCGGGAAAAGCTGCTGATGGCGTGA
- a CDS encoding 3-ketoacyl-ACP reductase — protein sequence MELKTKTAIITGAGKGIGRAAAEALAREGVSLGLISRTESELAALAKQLSDRYGVDVHYAVADISDAAQAAEAAQGLAQELGRVDILLNNAGVASFGKVADMDPAEWERIVRVNLFGTYYVTHAVLPSMLERQSGSIINVASTAGERGFATGSAYNASKFGVMGFTEALMQEVRKSGIRVTALTPSTVNTPLASANGLLKGGEHDESILQPEDVAELIVATLKLPDRVFIKTAGIWTTNP from the coding sequence ATGGAGCTCAAAACAAAGACCGCCATCATCACCGGCGCCGGCAAAGGCATCGGCCGCGCCGCAGCCGAAGCGCTCGCCCGCGAGGGCGTCAGCCTCGGCCTCATCTCGCGCACGGAGTCCGAGCTGGCCGCGCTCGCCAAGCAGCTGTCGGACCGCTACGGCGTCGACGTCCATTATGCGGTCGCCGACATCTCCGACGCCGCCCAGGCCGCCGAAGCGGCGCAGGGGCTCGCCCAAGAGCTCGGACGCGTCGACATCCTGCTCAACAACGCCGGCGTCGCCAGCTTCGGCAAGGTCGCCGACATGGACCCGGCCGAGTGGGAGCGCATCGTGCGCGTCAACCTGTTCGGCACCTACTACGTGACGCATGCCGTGCTGCCGTCCATGCTGGAGCGCCAGTCCGGCTCGATCATCAACGTCGCCTCCACCGCCGGCGAGCGCGGCTTCGCCACCGGCTCCGCCTACAACGCCTCCAAGTTCGGCGTCATGGGCTTCACCGAGGCGCTCATGCAGGAGGTGCGCAAGTCGGGCATCCGCGTGACGGCGCTGACGCCGAGCACGGTCAACACGCCGCTCGCCTCGGCCAACGGCCTGCTCAAGGGCGGCGAGCACGACGAGAGCATCCTTCAGCCGGAGGACGTCGCCGAGCTGATCGTCGCCACGCTCAAGCTGCCGGACCGCGTCTTCATCAAGACGGCCGGCATCTGGACGACGAACCCTTGA